Sequence from the Tolypothrix sp. NIES-4075 genome:
CTTTTTAGTGTTGCTTACGATCAAGGTAAAGCTACAGACCCAGTTAAGTACTTCGCTGCTAAAGAAAACCAGGATTTAGGCGTGGTCAAAGCCTTGCGAAAGCCTGTCCCCAAGCTGGATTTATCACCTTTTCCTCTACCCCCCTTGACAAACGTGCAATTCTTTTAACCTGTCACGGATGATCGTAGGGGCACAATATATTGTGCCCCTACCCGTGTACTTCCGCACGATCTCACGAGCGTTGAAAAAAATTGGATTTACGCGAAAAAAAAGACTTACGGCTATCAAGAGCGGGATGAGATCAAACGGCAAGCATTTATAGAACAGTTGACAACCCAAGCAGATGAAACGATTGTTTATGTCGATGAAGCAGGTATGGACAACCCTTGAAGACTACGGTTATGGCTGGAATGAGAAAGGAGAACGGTTTCATGCTCTCAAATCAGGACGAAGGCAAGGTCGAGTTAATATGATTGCGGCCTTGCGTAACCACCAACTGATGGCTCCTTTTACAATCGAAGGTTCCTGCAACGCTCCTTGTGTTTGAGATTTGGTTGGAAACCTGCTTAATCCCTTTGCTGGAAGCAGGGCAGGTGGTAAGCTGTTCCACATCTAATTAGGATAAAATGCCAATTAAATAAAATGCACATCTACGACTATGTCAGCGAAAGGTCACTTAAGGCGATCGCTCTGGTCAGTTCCACAAACGTAGGTTCAAACCCTGATTCTTAGGTTAACTGACAAAAGTTTTCGGTCTACTGACACTCAGTTCTGGCTTACTTGGAAGCAAATCCAGGAATAACGATTGCAGCATTGCTACAAGAATTAAATGATGTATGTGCCAATGACATATACATCATGATTGCAACTGAGCTTCTCTACGTGGATTTGTCTGCTGTCCCCTTAGTTGAACATTACAGGACACGACTATGGGTAAGTCAACAAACTCATGACGCTTATACACACGCATCTGTTGTAGGAGTGACTACAAAGAACGCTCCCAATAGTACCACAACACTCCTACCTAACACAGCCCTGATGTGGGATTCGGCACTATGGACTTTAGTTAACTATGGCGAGACCACAACCACGCTATTACCAGAGTCAGGCTTCCCAATACAGTTGCCCACAGCATTTTTTCTCCAGTTATTCGACAGTGGCATCATTAAAATCCACAATGGAGTTACAGATGTAACAAGAAATGAAACTGTACGGGCTTTAATGGAGGCCGCTTCTCCAGTTCACTTAAAAGAAGCGAACCGAAAATTTAATATAGTACAAGCATATTTCCAGCGCCATACAGATATCTATCAAGACATCAACTCGCGTACTTTGCGTAGATGGGTACAACAGTTCCGTGAAGCAGAAGCAAGTTTAGGTTGCGGTTATGTTGGGTTACTACCACGGACACATCAGCAAGGGAATCGTCAACCAAAATCGCCCACAGATTCAAGTGAATTATTAGATAAATTTATTAAAGAGCATTTTGAAACACCAAGACAAGCGACAGGCGCTTCAGTATATCGGGCGTATGTCAGAGCCTGTACAGCATTAAATATACAACCCCTTAGTAACCGCACCTTCTACCAGCGTTTAAAAAAGCGCCCTACCCATGAGCAGACATTAAAGCGTCAGGGAGCAAAAGCCGCATACGCAACAGAGCCTTTTGTCTGGGAACTAGCTTTAAATACACGTCCTCACGGAAACCGTCCTCTGGAGATAGTTCATATCGACCATACCGAACTTGATATTGAATTACGATCACTTGCTACAGGTCGGTTACTGGGACGACCTTGGCTAACATTACTGACCGATGCCTATTCCCGGCGAACATTGGCAGTTTATTTAACAGGACTTACGCAACTGGCACAACGCGATCGCCAAATATAGTACGCAAGTATTAGTAAGAGGACTGACGCAACTGCACGCTCGGCGATCGCCATTCTTTAAAGTAATGGTGCTTGTACCCGAAGTGCCCGCGCCAAACAACTAAACGATAAACATGGAAACATCCGGACGTTTTAGTTGCTGAATTAAATAATTGGATAACAATCTATGCTTAATTTGATAGATCGTTTGACCAGTTTTATAAGCTAAATCTTTCAGCCGAAGCCAGACTAAAATAGCACGAGGCTTTCATGGTTTCTTTGAATACGACCCTTACGACATTGACATGATT
This genomic interval carries:
- a CDS encoding primase-like DNA-binding domain-containing protein, producing MIATELLYVDLSAVPLVEHYRTRLWVSQQTHDAYTHASVVGVTTKNAPNSTTTLLPNTALMWDSALWTLVNYGETTTTLLPESGFPIQLPTAFFLQLFDSGIIKIHNGVTDVTRNETVRALMEAASPVHLKEANRKFNIVQAYFQRHTDIYQDINSRTLRRWVQQFREAEASLGCGYVGLLPRTHQQGNRQPKSPTDSSELLDKFIKEHFETPRQATGASVYRAYVRACTALNIQPLSNRTFYQRLKKRPTHEQTLKRQGAKAAYATEPFVWELALNTRPHGNRPLEIVHIDHTELDIELRSLATGRLLGRPWLTLLTDAYSRRTLAVYLTGLTQLAQRDRQI